GCTGAGCCCGAGCAGCGACGACGGGACCCCGATTACGGCCAAGGCCAGCAGACCACCGAAGGCCAGGTCACGCGGTCCCCGTAGCCAGCGGCGCAGCAGCCAGCCGACCACGGTGACGGCAGCCACCGCCGCGATCACGGCCATAGCCACCAGCTCTGCCGGCATCCCCTGGGTGAACGGGGTCGACCACTCCAGGATCACTCCTTGGCAGGCCCGCTGGACCGCGGCCGTCCGCTCGAGCCCTGCGGCCAGTCCATATGGCGAGAGCAATGGTCCCAGCCCCCAGCCGACCAGGCCGGCCACGCTGAGTGCGGCCTTCACCGATCGCCTCAGCGGAGCGAAGAACCAGACGACCAGCCAGACCACGCCCATCCCGGGGCCGATCAGCAGGAAGGAGAGGTGCACCCAGTTGCCCAGCGTGGACAAGCCGAGAGCCAGGGCCAAGATCGCGGCTAGGTTCACCGGCCAGGCCAGACGGCCGGCCGGGCCGTCGGCCCAGGCAAGAGCGGCCCACACACCGAGCAGAATCAACAGCTGCACAGCCAGCGTGGCCCGCGGAGACAGCATGGCCAGCGTGGCGGAGAACACCGCCAGCAGTCCGGCCAGGGTGGGCAGTGGACGTCCGCCGAGCCGCAGAGCCAGTCTTTCGGCCAGCAGGAAGTAGCCGACCATGGTGGCCAGGGTGACCGCGAACAGCCCCCAGAACCCCGCAACCGAGTAGCCCGCGCCCAGCAGTGTGTCCCATAGCGGCGAGTTCTGGTACCAGTCCCCGCCCACCGGAGCCCAGCTCCAGCTGTCCGGACGTGCCAACGGCTGCCCCGACAGGTTCTCCAGCCCGGCCCGAACCTGCCAGTACGGGTCACGTTCTTTGAACCTCGCGGACCTGGCGATCGCAAAGCCCACCAACCAGAGGGTCACCAGGAGGCGATCCCAGCGCGGCGTGGCGATCCCCTGCAGGGCCTGGCGCACCCGACGCATCGGCTTCCCTCCTTGGACGGCAGGCCGATTCTAGAGCTAAACCGCTAGTGGACGTTCGGTCGGCAGGATCGGCTTGGGCAGCCGGGACTCACGCTGGTTCAGGAAGGCGTCCACACCGTTCGCGCAGGAGCGCCCCTCGGCGATCGCCCACACGATCAGTGACTGGCCGCGTCCGGCGTCGCCGGCCACGAAGACCCGGTCGACGCTGGTGGCGTAGTTCTCGTCCCGAGCGATATTGCCGCGCGGGTCGAGTTCCACCCCCAGTTGCTCCACCACGCCGTCCCGCTGCGGACCGGTGAAGCCCATGGCCAGCAGGACCAGCTGGGCCGGCAGCTCGCGGGTGGTTCCCTCGACCGTCTCCAGACGACCCTCGACGAAGCGCACCTCGTTGAGTTCCAGGCCGCTGACGTTGCCGGCCTCGTCGCCCAGGAAGCGCTGAGTGGACACCGAGTAGAGCCGCTCGCCGCCCTCCTCATGCGCAGAGGAGATCCGGTAGACCATCGGGTAGGTCGGCCACGGCTGTCCGGACGGCCGACCCTGCGGCGGTACCGGCATGATCTCCAGCTGGGTGACCGAGCGGGCTCCCTGCCGGATGGACGTGCCCAAGCAGTCGGCACCGGTGTCGCCACCGCCGATGATCACCACGTCCTTGCCGGTGGCCACGATCTGGTCGGCCACCTCCTGGCCCACGGCGACCCGATTGGCCTGCGGCAGGAACTCCATGGCCTGGTGGATGCCGGCCAGTTCGCGGCCGGGCACCGGAAGATCACGGGCCACGGTCGAGCCGATGGCCAACACCACCGAGTCGAAACGCTCCAGCAGCTGCTCGCCGGTGATGTCGACGCCGATGTTCACGCCGGTCTTGAAGACCGTCCCCTCCAGCACCATCTGCTTCAGGCGCCGGTCGAGGACCTTCTTTTCCATCTTGAACTCGGGGATCCCGTAGCGCATCAGGCCACCGACGGCGTCGGCTCGCTCGTAGACGACCACGGTGTGGCCGGCCCGGGACAGCTGCTGGGCGGCGGCCAGTCCGGCCGGACCGGAGCCGATCACAGCCACGGTTTTGCCGGTGTGCCAGGCGGCCGGCTGAGCCACCACCCGACGGTCCCCCCAGGCGCGGTCGATGATCGAGACCTCGACGTTCTTGATGGTCACCGGCTCACGGTTGATCCCGACCACACAGGCGGTCTCACACGGGGCCGGGCAGAGCCGTCCGGTGAACTCGGGGAAGTTGTTGGTGGCGTGCAGCCGCTCCAACGCTCCAGCCCAGTCGTCGCGCCAGATCAGGTCGTTCCACTCCGGGATCAAGTTGCCCAGCGGGCAGCCGGAGTGACAGAACGGGATGCCACAGTCCATGCAGCGCCCGGCCTGTCGGCTGATGATCGGCAGCACGGCCGTCCCCGGGGTACCCGGGTAGACCTCGTTCCAGTCACCGACCCGCTCGTCGACCGGACGACGCTCGGCAACCTGCCTCGGCGTGGTGATGAATCCTCTGGGATCAGCCATGGGACGCCTCCATCATCAGCTTCACGGTGGTCTCCTCGTCCAGTCCGGCCGCTTCGGCCTCGGCCCGGGCCTTCAGTACTCGGGCGTAGTCACGCGGCACCAAGGTGGTGA
The nucleotide sequence above comes from Propionicimonas paludicola. Encoded proteins:
- a CDS encoding glutamate synthase subunit beta, with the protein product MADPRGFITTPRQVAERRPVDERVGDWNEVYPGTPGTAVLPIISRQAGRCMDCGIPFCHSGCPLGNLIPEWNDLIWRDDWAGALERLHATNNFPEFTGRLCPAPCETACVVGINREPVTIKNVEVSIIDRAWGDRRVVAQPAAWHTGKTVAVIGSGPAGLAAAQQLSRAGHTVVVYERADAVGGLMRYGIPEFKMEKKVLDRRLKQMVLEGTVFKTGVNIGVDITGEQLLERFDSVVLAIGSTVARDLPVPGRELAGIHQAMEFLPQANRVAVGQEVADQIVATGKDVVIIGGGDTGADCLGTSIRQGARSVTQLEIMPVPPQGRPSGQPWPTYPMVYRISSAHEEGGERLYSVSTQRFLGDEAGNVSGLELNEVRFVEGRLETVEGTTRELPAQLVLLAMGFTGPQRDGVVEQLGVELDPRGNIARDENYATSVDRVFVAGDAGRGQSLIVWAIAEGRSCANGVDAFLNQRESRLPKPILPTERPLAV